In a single window of the Zea mays cultivar B73 chromosome 5, Zm-B73-REFERENCE-NAM-5.0, whole genome shotgun sequence genome:
- the LOC103626500 gene encoding uridine kinase-like protein 3, whose protein sequence is MGSKSVDEVLDAAAGVHCSALRLDGPNVQFSASSEEEPTTSGLENGHQEPFVIGVAGGASSGKSTVCKMIIDQLRDQRVVAVTQESFYYGLTDEELVHVHDYNFDHPDAFHTELLLSCMQNLKHGKAVDIPNYNFKTYKSVPNARKVNPSDVIILEGILVFHDSRLRDLMNMKIFVDTDADVRLTRRIRRDTIDKGRDIKAVLDQYSKFVKPAFEDFILPTKKYADIIIPRGGDNDVAIDLIVQHIRTKLGQHDLCKIHPNLYVIQTTYQIRGMHTIIRDAATATHDFIFYADRLIRLVVEHGLGHLPFQEKQVITPTGSVYTGVEFSKRLCGVSVIRSGESMENALRACCKGIKIGKILIHREGDNGQQLIYQNLPKDIANRHVLLLDPILGTGNSAVQAISLLLKKGVQEANIIFLNLISAPQGVHVVSKRFPRVKIVTSEIEFGLNDDFRVVPGMGEFGDRYFGTDDYQSSTPFFCDDKNRVRLL, encoded by the exons ATGGGTTCGAAATCGGTAGATGAGGTGCTCGATGCCGCCGCCGGAGTCCATTGCTCTGCTCTCCGTCTGGACGGTCCCAACGTCCAGTTTTCCGCCTCCTCCGAGGAAGAACCAACGACGTCTGGCCTGGAGAATGGCCATCAGGAGCCCTTTGTTATTG GCGTTGCTGGGGGTGCATCGTCAGGCAAAAGTACCGTGTGCAAGATGATCATTGATCAGCTCCGTGACCAGCGCGTTGTGGCTGTTACACAG GAGTCCTTTTATTATGGATTGACGGATGAAGAATTAGTCCATGTTCATGATTATAATTTTGATCATCCAG ATGCATTTCATACAGAGCTACTTCTCTCTTGTATGCAAAACTTGAAACATGGCAAAGCTGTCGACATCCCTAATTACAACTTCAAGACATACAAGAGTGTACCAAATGCAAGGAAG GTTAATCCTTCAGATGTTATTATTTTGGAAGGAATTCTAGTTTTTCATGATTCACGCCTCAGGGATTTGATGAACATGAAGATCTTCGTTGATACAG ATGCCGACGTACGGTTAACAAGGAGGATCCGTCGTGATACCATTGACAAGGGTAGAGATATCAAAGCTGTGTTAGATCAG TACTCAAAATTTGTTAAGCCTGCTTTTGAAGACTTCATCCTCCCAACGAAGAAGTATGCTGATATTATCATCCCACGAGGTGGAGACAATGATGTGGCAATTGATCTAATTGTTCAACATATTCGGACTAAACTTGGACAGCATGATCTTTGCAAAATACACCCCAATTTGTATGTAATTCAGACTACTTATCAG ATACGAGGCATGCACACAATAATAAGGGATGCTGCCACAGCAACACATGATTTCATATTTTATGCTGATCGGTTGATTCGACTG GTTGTGGAACATGGTCTTGGTCATCTTCCTTTTCAGGAAAAGCAGGTCATCACTCCGACTG GATCTGTTTACACTGGTGTGGAGTTCTCCAAAAGGTTGTGTGGTGTCTCAGTGATCAGGAG TGGCGAAAGCATGGAGAATGCGTTACGAGCATGCTGTAAAGGTATAAAGATTGGGAAGATTCTTATTCATCGGGAAGGAGACAATGGACAACAG CTCATCTATCAAAATTTACCAAAAGATATTgcaaataggcatgttcttctgtTGGACCCCATATTGGGAACAG GAAATTCAGCAGTTCAGGCCATCTCCCTTCTATTGAAGAAGGGTGTACAAGAAGCAAATATTATATTCCTTAATCTTATTTCA GCGCCCCAAGGAGTGCATGTGGTGAGCAAGAGATTCCCTAGAGTGAAGATCGTTACTTCGGAGATTGAGTTTGGTCTAAATGATGATTTCCGTGTTGTGCCTGGGATGGGCGAATTTGGAGACAGATACTTTGGAACAGATGATTATCAGTCATCGACGCCATTCTTTTGTGACGATAAAAATCGTGTCAG GCTCTTGTGA
- the LOC103626501 gene encoding wings apart-like protein 1 isoform X2 has translation MRARTSSRWTVVKRRCPREAEPPAQLQPLPSTSTKSMNYRFIRRRQPNQEPTDQSIVLPFEVQDNNLLSSETCVHFLLKLLNPPVNVVDAKAPSIGSKLLGIGKFQMLNGSNKDVDSCSEDILSKVEEILLSCKEIKPADRDYKRTTRPELCSKWLALLTMEKACLSVVALEDTSDMVLELGGNFKETLRQLGGLDDIFNVMVNCHSELEVCSNTRSHGVL, from the exons ATGCGGGCGAGAACATCATCCCGGTGGACGGTGGTCAAGCGGCGGTGTCCTCGAGAAGCAGAGCCTCCGGCACAGCTCCAACCTCTTCCTTCGACTTCGACCAAATCCATGAACTACAGATTCATCCGTCGACGGCAGCCCAATCAGGAACCAACGGACCAATCCATTGTTTTGCCTTTTGAG GTCCAAGACAATAATTTGCTGTCTTCAGAAACTTGTGTCCATTTCCTCCTCAAATTGTTAAACCCTCCGGTGAATGTTGTTGATGCCAAAGCACCATCAATAGGTTCCAAACTTCTTGGAATCGGTAAATTTCAGATGCTTAACGGTTCCAATAAGGATGTGGACTCTTGTTCAGAGGACATACTTTCAAAAGTTGAAGAAATCCTCTTAAGCTGCAAAGAGATCAAACCAGCAGACAGGGATTATAAGAGAACAACAAGGCCGGAACTATGTTCAAAGTGGCTTGCTTTGTTGACAATGGAAAAGGCGTGCTTGTCTGTTGTTGCATTAGAGG ATACATCTGACATGGTGTTAGAACTCGGAGGAAATTTCAAAGAAACATTAAGGCAGTTGGGTGGCCTTGATGATATTTTTAATGTCATGGTGAATTGCCATTCAGAACTGGAG GTTTGTTCAAATACTCGTAGCCATGGTGTTCTTTAG
- the LOC103626501 gene encoding wings apart-like protein 1 isoform X1 gives MRARTSSRWTVVKRRCPREAEPPAQLQPLPSTSTKSMNYRFIRRRQPNQEPTDQSIVLPFEVQDNNLLSSETCVHFLLKLLNPPVNVVDAKAPSIGSKLLGIGKFQMLNGSNKDVDSCSEDILSKVEEILLSCKEIKPADRDYKRTTRPELCSKWLALLTMEKACLSVVALEDTSDMVLELGGNFKETLRQLGGLDDIFNVMVNCHSELEVRPYLCVCMFSNSLYKTIKLALFVILFCYGKGWLTFEPCTIHAPVYLELQSDEYYFEQHEKTCCKTRICCSNCFG, from the exons ATGCGGGCGAGAACATCATCCCGGTGGACGGTGGTCAAGCGGCGGTGTCCTCGAGAAGCAGAGCCTCCGGCACAGCTCCAACCTCTTCCTTCGACTTCGACCAAATCCATGAACTACAGATTCATCCGTCGACGGCAGCCCAATCAGGAACCAACGGACCAATCCATTGTTTTGCCTTTTGAG GTCCAAGACAATAATTTGCTGTCTTCAGAAACTTGTGTCCATTTCCTCCTCAAATTGTTAAACCCTCCGGTGAATGTTGTTGATGCCAAAGCACCATCAATAGGTTCCAAACTTCTTGGAATCGGTAAATTTCAGATGCTTAACGGTTCCAATAAGGATGTGGACTCTTGTTCAGAGGACATACTTTCAAAAGTTGAAGAAATCCTCTTAAGCTGCAAAGAGATCAAACCAGCAGACAGGGATTATAAGAGAACAACAAGGCCGGAACTATGTTCAAAGTGGCTTGCTTTGTTGACAATGGAAAAGGCGTGCTTGTCTGTTGTTGCATTAGAGG ATACATCTGACATGGTGTTAGAACTCGGAGGAAATTTCAAAGAAACATTAAGGCAGTTGGGTGGCCTTGATGATATTTTTAATGTCATGGTGAATTGCCATTCAGAACTGGAGGTAAGACCTTATTTGTGTGTATGTATGTTCTCTAACAGTTTATACAAAACTATTAAATTGGCATTATTTGTTATTTTGTTCTGCTATGGTAAAGGATGGTTAACTTTTGAGCCTTGTACAATTCATGCTCCAGTATACTTGGAGCTGCAATCTGATGAATATTATTTTGAGCAACATGAAAAAACATGTTGCAAGACAAGGATATGTTGCAGTAATTGCTTTGGTTGA